From the genome of Medicago truncatula cultivar Jemalong A17 chromosome 2, MtrunA17r5.0-ANR, whole genome shotgun sequence:
ATAGATAATGCAAGATCGCCATGTATCTGTTTGCAAACCTTTTCTTTCATGGGATCCATCTTTGACGATGTGTCTGTCTGGAACACCGGAAAAATCTTAGTAACGTTTGACTTTACATTTTATAAAACTAAATTGAAGATTACaacattatatataaaatttgtttgtttaagtgagaaataaataaataaaaaagataagaattgaTCACATTTTGATAGTCATTGATCGATTGGTTCTCATAAGAATTTCTAATCAGCAATAGtagagaaataaagaagaatGTTGAAAAGAGAGGAGTGTAGAGATGTATACCAGATGAAACGGAAGAACTTTCCAAGAGACAGCGTAGATCGATCGGAGAATCAAAAGCCAAAATTTCTCGTTCAGAGAGAGAGATTGGAGCCGCGCAGAAAAGAATCAGAATGGAGGTTAATCTGGAAATTGAGTCTCTCCTCTCCTGCCCCCTTTTTATCTATCTAACTACTCCTTTGTGCTCTTAAATTCAGTCAATGGTGTTTAACCAAAAACAATTCATACTTGgtagcatttttattttattcaatgcTGTTTGATTTTATTACTCTAGAAGTATTTATTCAATGCAATTATTCAAAGGTGTTCccttttattataaatttaatattatttcatttatttaaataaatggattgctatttttttttcaaaatccatcCTTTTGACCCAAACTCCACCATATCATCTAAAGACCCAATAAGGCGTCTACATACAACTATATTAGaggagaaccattattttaatggcttaattgcatttttagtcttcatattttgttaaatagaGAATTTTGGTCCCCTCATTTCTAATCAGGCAATTTTAGTCCCCTTATTTTCTCTGAATGTATGAAATTTGGTcgtcctcaattttttttttttttataaaatctagaAAATAAATGTCATCTTCATCTCCTTGTAAACCATGGGAAACCCTTATTAATTAACccataaaaatagaaaacaaattgCCGGCCAAACACAGAGAAACCGTAAGAAAAAGAAGAGGGTGAAggaaatagaaaacaaaaaccTCAAGCTAGCAAACATCACACAGCAACCAACTTGGCATGATTGATAGCCAATAATCCACACAAACTCAAATATCCTTAAACAatctttttatttcctttctcaCGACCTCTCTTCATTTTCTGGCTGCCTCCTTTAAATTTTATAGGCTTTCCAATAGTTATGTAGATAGAGAtgaaaataacaacaattttcatatttcataaATCTAGTTGAAGTTTCTAAAATTGACAAATGAGTGTGCGTGTGTGTATATAAAGAGCCATGTTCCCATTCTGAAGGAAGATATATAGGGTAATTTAATACTTCGCAAATTATCCTAATAGGACTTTTCTCTAAATTTACTCCTATTCGCAAAGAATTAATccatttctaaaattaaaaaaattaattaaaatcctTATTGTCCTTAGTATTTATTGTCTAAGTCAAGGAAGTACAGAGACTTTATATGGAAGAAAGACAaagttaaacaaaatattagatTACTAGAAGACAGAAGTATAGAGCACCACAAACAATATCACCAAGCTTCACATTAGAATGAAATTTGGGAAACTCAGCTTCGTTCAAGTCTGATTTACTACTGCATAGAAGATATATTAGTTATTTCTATCCAActaaaataaacacaaaaaattaaagaaaatgtagGATCTAAAATCTAAAACAAGATACATCTACAAAGCCAAACCACTACTTCTATGTTAGCCAAACACCAAGGTAACAGGAGTCAAGAAATGCTGCAGCCATCACTATATGATGTAACCTCTTCAAAGTTAGTTTTATCATATTTGCATCATTGGCATTTTTAAGCATGATTCAGCctgaaatacataaaaaataataatattaaaatcaacaaattcaacaacaacaactaagctttatcccactaagtgaggTCGGTTgcatggatcaaatgacaccattaTGATCTATTATATACCATATTTTTattcaactcattaatctctagatccttcttaatagtttctccaatagtttttctaggttttCCTCTTGCCTGCCTCTAGTGATCTGACTACTCTCCATCTAATTTATTCTCCTTACTAAGGAATCTACAAGTCTTCTCTCTCTGCTCAAATATATCAACAAAACCAACCACTAAattcaagagaaaaaaaatcaacagaGATAATTAATGCCTACCAGTCAAAGACACAGAAACGTCTTCAAGGTGTTGTCCATTGTTTAAACCTTCATATTCCTTAATGTATTGTCAGTAGACATAGTGACATGGAACTTGTGAGGGTATAGGTACTTCCCTTTTGCTTTTTCAAGAGCAAGATGCTTTAGCCTATTCTCCAAGTATTGCTGTAGTGGAAGAACAAAAACAGTACAGTGAACAGCCTATAGCTGAAATAAAATAACCATTGCAGTGAAGAAAGAGAAGCTATACCATTGGGTCCATGTCTTGGTCTTCAGAGGTAGCAGAATGAGATTCATCATTAGAGAgatgaataaaatgaaacagGGTTATTATGGTTGATGAGTTTTGAGAAATGTGTATATGGGACGGGTACCCTCCCATATATTGGATGGATCAATTGGACCGGTTGGACATGATTTTGAGTTTCTTGACTTTAtctctatcttttttttaatcaatcatTCGTTTATCAATTAAATATACTAACGTCACTAAAACTTAAATCATCAAGTATTTTCCCAATTCTCTATCTTTAGTTATACACATactctttcaaatttcaaagtaaAATAAACCCTAAATAGGCCGATACATTTTTTTCCATGTCACAAATACCACTTGTCAAGAGATTTAACtataacaattttttcatttgaaagtccttaacaacaaaaatatcactTGTTATATATCTGTCAATCATGAATCAAGTTTGAATTGCTTTAACAAAGATTTATACTACCTTGCAAACTCACATATAGCAGGCGTACAAAACTTCACCGAGGATATATAACAAACGGTTATTGTGTTTTTACATTTAATTCCACTTGATGGTACAAATTGACTCATAACCCAAGGTTAATATATCATTGTATCAGAATATGCATACTTGATCTGCACAAAGAACTTCCATGCATCACATTGAAACATTATTACAAAATTTTCAAACTGAAAAACAATAGATAATTCTTAAACTTTTGATGAACTTGTCACACAGAACAGAAAGTAGTGTGTCATGGTATGGCATTGGCAGCTTAAAAACTGGCTGAATTGTTGAGGAGCAAAAGCTTGTGCGGTCTAGTTGTAGTTAGACAGAATACCCTTTCTAGGAGCCTTCTGAATCCTGCCACATCTTCTTAAGGCGGTATTAAACAGTTTCACGGATACATCCAATGGAGCACTTGCTGCTGGCTAGACCCTATGAGTTTGGTTTCATTTAAAAGATCAAGGCAGTATGTTACTTTGGCAAATAGAAATTCTCTGTTGTGAGTGTGCTACTTCCAATCCAAGGAATTATTTGAGCCTTCCCAAATCTTTAATTTTGGAAGATAAATCCAACACTGTTTATATGCGACTGAACTCCAATGATTTCCAGCAAGTATCACAGCAAGAGCGTAGTGAAATAATCATTTCTTCCgtgattgaataaaaaataccaTTGTAAAGTCATTTAGTATGGGTATTTCAAGGGGATTTTCCATGCCATCAAACCTTGAAGAAAAATCTCAAGAGTAAGGACAAGATTAAAGAGGCTGGTTTATATTTAATGAAGCTAAAATGACACTAAAAGCAAAAACCTGTCCAATGTCTTCTCAAACACGGTAAGTATCCACCGCTGCAGCTACCTCCATTCCTTGGGCCTTACTCACAGTCACAGTTACTACTGcttccctttcttttttcttggcTGCTTCATTCATCAAAACTTGTTCCACAAATGTGTGTTGAAAGCAATTTCATAATTTATGTGcaataaatcaaaaaattaaattttgaaagagatctTAGGGTTGATATCTTTATATTGCTTTATATAGGCAAGCTAAGCTGAGAAGGAAATGGAATGCTTGCTTCTTCTCTTAATCTTCCGAGAATTGAAAGAGTTGGTGGAACAGCTTGTGCATGCCATAGCTGCTCAATCTGTTCTTTGGACAGTTCTTCAAAATGTAAAGTCCAAACAAGACCAAAGTAAAAAATACTAATCATACTTTGCAGAATGTGCACAACTTCCCCGTATTACCATAACATAGCTTCAAAGGGCCATATGTTTTAGGGGGCATGTTTTCATTAGACCTCCACCAACAGCTAGAAAACAGTCATCTTGCAGTACCTATTTAATTTGGTAATGAACCAACAGTCAACCCAAGGAAACCAATTTAGCCCAGCTGTAATTTACAGTACTTCCCTGCTTCATTAGAGAATTTTGACCTCAACTGGCTAAGGAAAATCCCATCCTTATAAGCGAGCAAAAGAGTTTGATTTTTGAGAGAAACAGAAATAGACAACTAAATGAATTTTGAGCTGAACTTATGTTATTTCACTGCTAAGTCTTCTCTTGTTTATACTAAGTTCAACCTTGTTAGACCTTCTACAAGCCTACAACGACTGCTAATTTTTCTATGAAAGATGACAACTACTTTAGACCATTATACATTACAAACAGGCTAAAGAAGCTAATTAAACTAATGCCTGGTATATCCTATCATTCCCCCACAAACTCAGGGTGACTAAAGACGAAGTTCAAACAAAGGGATATTCGCTTTACACTAAAGACTTCCAAATATAATCTATATCTACATAAAATTGGAGGTCATTCAGTAGAGGCAAAAGATCATTCTTACAAGTTACAATGGAAATGCAAACCACATCACTATGCAAATAGAAAGAGAGTTaatcttcaaaataaaattgacaaagcAAAATTCATATTATCAAATGGTTACTTAATTTGCCAAGCACTTGATCACAAATATGATATGTGCAACCGGCAAGCCACTTCCAATACAAAAAGTAAGAACCTCCATAACAGTCCTCTTGGGtcaaatcaaacagaaaaagTTAATTATGTATGCTTCTAATTGAATGAAAACTTTCCTTATAAATTACTATTTGACTCATGTCTCCTTCGACACCAAGCTCCTTAATCGTCTGTGTATCCAAATTAAAACAAGCTAGTTCTCCatctttttttatgaagaatatGTCACCATTTTTCCCTGCTTCGATGGGATACTTAACATGAGGCAACGACCCAACAATGAAGAGCTTAGTCCACGATTCTTTTACACCAATTTCACCTAAAATTGATACGTGAAGGGTATTCGTCTCCCCACTATATGATATCAAACCAATGGACCGATTTAACATCACCAACTGCCTCTTCACCAATCTAATATCAAAAGTATCATCAATATCCGAGGGCATGGGTGTCGTAAAACACACTTCATTGGTCACgtcaaatgaaacaaaatatgtttcacCATCATCActatctttttcaattttatcccaCCAATGACACATTCCATCCATGTAGAATCGGACAGTTTCTTCTCTTGTTTCAGGGGACATCACCATAGACATGTCAACATCAAGTTTCTTCCAAGAGTTGCTTCTTAGACTATATATCTCCCATAAGGGTTCCATGGGTACGTCTTTCCATGAAGCCTCTTGCTCAGACAAGCCCCTAGACATAATGTCATAGAAAGATAGGCTATCAAACTCTACATACCGAATCACCTTATAATCATCCATAACATGATCATAACCAAACCCATGAATAAAAGCTTCAAACTTCCGATAAGGTAATGACTCAACCGGACTAGAAGGGATGACAATGAATTCCTTGGTGGTTGGATTCCACAATACAGCTTTTCTCTCATCATCCAATAAATTAGAGAGACAAAGAAAGCCATTGATACTAATAGAccccaaaatataaatatcttgGCCAAGCACTTGAAACGGGAGtgacaaatttaatttaaccCTATTCTCAAATTTCTCACCAGAAATGAAATACAACGTGGACTGGAATAGGGGTTCAACCACGGGCCTAACTACATTGTCCAACACGATAGTATGCCGTAAGATGAGAGATGCATCAGCATGATCAGAATGATTTCCTTGTATGATTCGATTCCGGTAGATTTTCATGAAATAAGGGTTTTGAAATAACATTGACCATGATTTACATGTAGATTCAAATCGCTTCAAAGATTTAAGAGGCAAATTTGATAGAATGGAGATTGCAACATCATCAGGTATGTGATTGCTAACCTTACCGGTAGCCGGCGTCGCAGATTTCTCCATCTCCGACGATATGTCTGTCTTGCAATTGGAGACCACCGTTAAGCACAATAGAAATAGCgtgatttgaattttgttcCGGTTCGGTTGCAACCATCGGTAGAAAATCGAGATTCCAGTGGAAACGAAATTCTTTTCTTACTCTGTTTCGGCTATACTTTATTTTGGTGGTGATTTATTTTTGGCGTATTTGATCCAATGGTCCctcaaataatttcaagtttttattttggtcctacaattaataaaatataccttTTGGTCCTCAATTTTTCTTCCGTTTGTCAAATAAATCCTAACAGTTAAGTCTAACCCCAAATGTATATGGTGAACCAACATTGTAGATAGTCCATCGTAGACTTTAttaatttgtccaattttaatcctttgatcttttttttaaaaaagaggaCCGTTGGATTACAcatatctattttatcttaggATGTACCACTACCACctaacttttcttcattttcctcatcctcatcttcatcaatcatattcatacattcatcacaacaacacataattttttttattttatatatatggtgGACCATCACAACAACCCAAATTCATGATTTTCTTCCTATACACgcggaaaaaaaaacaaacattttcaACCCTCAAACCTCTTCTCTTCAATCACACACATAATTCATCTccaaattcccaatttctcTGCCATTTTCACAGTGTTTACGACCCATTTTATAAAATCTCGTTTTTGTCTAAGTTTGTGtcaaagtttggatttttattgtGGTAGAAGTACCCATGAGACCCTTTTCGACAGACAACAGAGTGGGTGGAACATAAGCTGGTTTCAATACAGAAATTGAACAGAAAACGCAACTGAGTGGGTGGACCATCACTTTATTCCTTCCTTGTCTTTCCTTCTCCCAAAACAACAACAAGTTTAGGAATTGGGAAATTCAATTTGGGGATTTtggaattgggaattagggtttgggtttgtttggaattggaattggaattgaaATCCAATATTTGAACGAGAGAAGGAAAGTTAaggaagtttttttatttttgttttacgGTTGGGGCTTGATGTTGGTGGAAGCAACAATGGAGAAGATGATGGTGTTGACAGTAACGAAGAGGTATGGAAGAGTGAAGCATAAGAGGAAGAAGTTCCATAGGAAAGTGAGGTTAGTGGTGGCTGATGGAAGAAATGATTTCGAATTTCAATCTGAACACCGTGGAAATAACAGTGaaggaaaataacaaattttttattgttttttttttctttcttctgggTTTGgggttgttgtgatgaatatatgaagatgtagaagagaaaaatgaagaaaaggaaaaaaaaaaaaggttaggtGGTACTGGTATAgcgtaagataaaatagatatgTGTATCCAACGGTcatctttctttaaaaaagatcaaacggttAAAATTAGTCCATCATAGATATTATTTGGGTTAAACTTAATTGTTAGGATTTATTTTGTAAACGGAGGaaaaattgagggaccaaaatatacgttttattaattgtgggaccaaaatgaaaacttgaaattatttgagcaaccattggatcaaataagcctttatttttttttaatttttttgacttgATAGATGAAATGGTAAAgtcatcataaactcacacacacaagtgaagATGTCGGATTTGAACCCGGTCATGACGTAcataacaatttcgacatttctCCAGTTGAGCTACGACTTGTGGACTTTGGTGgtgaaattttaatattactttctttaaatataagcaCCATTAGCAATcttcattaattttaaaaatggacCAGTTATTGACCCGACAATGTTATTGGTTCATTAATTGATTGGTTGAATCAATGGGTTATTGGTTGAACTAAATGATTAAATTGGTTAAACCGAATAACTCGACTGTATAAACCAATCATTATAATTCTTTGGTATATATATTCAATTGAATTGAACTGAGTGACTTATAATTAAAGAATTGACCATATACCTTCCtgagtcctttaagtttctaaagtttcagataggtcctttaagtttctaaggtttcagataggtcttttaagtttcgagtttgtttcagataggtcctttctatCAACATCTGTTAAGCCAAAGTTTATTTGATAgaaaggatctatctgaaacaaactcgaaatttaaaggacctatctgaaaccttagaaacttaaaagacctatctaaaacaaacgtgaaacttaaaggacccggAGAGATATTTGGCCTAAAGaatttaaaaagagaaatgatatttgaacaaccatttttaaacaacttttatgacaactctctctcatactcacattctACTTTTATTCCctctctttccttttctctttctctattgttattgtccaatgaaaagagagaaaaaaaggttGTCCCTaaagttgttttattttggttgtcaaaatatcactcctctttgaaaaaaaactatGACACCTATAAAATGTCCAAAATCATTAAACAAACTTATATAATTTCacaaacttatttttaaaattcaaacccATTGGTCTTATCATGTACTTCCACTGTCTCACAATATTAGTTGTTTAAGGTTTGAGCacgattattaaggaaatgattaattataattattggagtagttaagttgaatgaaattcaataaataagggtataatagtgggacaaaataataaatgatgtatttgatattcaaaagtgacaattattttgagaaaaaaatactaaaaagacAATTATTGTGAGACGGGGGAACATAATTTATATCTAATGAAATTATACGGTATTCAAATAAGTATtgaaaattccttaaaaaaaaggttaaatatgtttagtCCTTACAtaattttaatagttattttagtctctaaaaaaaatttctgcATTTAGTATTATCCCAcctcaattcaattttttttaatttatgcttaaactcttgtgtttttgaacaattttttactgACGTGtcaaga
Proteins encoded in this window:
- the LOC11445656 gene encoding F-box/kelch-repeat protein At3g06240; its protein translation is MEKSATPATGKVSNHIPDDVAISILSNLPLKSLKRFESTCKSWSMLFQNPYFMKIYRNRIIQGNHSDHADASLILRHTIVLDNVVRPVVEPLFQSTLYFISGEKFENRVKLNLSLPFQVLGQDIYILGSISINGFLCLSNLLDDERKAVLWNPTTKEFIVIPSSPVESLPYRKFEAFIHGFGYDHVMDDYKVIRYVEFDSLSFYDIMSRGLSEQEASWKDVPMEPLWEIYSLRSNSWKKLDVDMSMVMSPETREETVRFYMDGMCHWWDKIEKDSDDGETYFVSFDVTNEVCFTTPMPSDIDDTFDIRLVKRQLVMLNRSIGLISYSGETNTLHVSILGEIGVKESWTKLFIVGSLPHVKYPIEAGKNGDIFFIKKDGELACFNLDTQTIKELGVEGDMSQIVIYKESFHSIRSIHN